AGGGCCATCGGTCGCGAAGCGGTCGCCGCGACCAGTTGATGCAGGCCGTCGGACTTTCCGTCGAGAGCATCCACCGCGCCGCGCAGCCGCCATTCGGCTGGGCCATACGCCGTTTCGTCGGCCCCCGGCAGCGGGCTCAGGTCGGGGGCGTCGGTCGGTACCAGACGCTCGGACCCGAAGACGCGGCGAACTTCTTCGACGTAGGGGCTTGGCAACAACGGTTGGCCCGATTCGTCCCAGGCCGGGTAGCTTAAGTACAGGCGGCGCGTGGCGCGCGTGACCACTTCGTAGAACAACAGCATTTCTTCGCTGGCGTATTCTGCATGCGGGGCCAGTGGCAACCCTGCGTCGATCAATCGGCGATGCTCGCGCTGGCCGCACAGATGGTTCTCGCGCAAGGGCGCGGGGAAGCTCCGTTCGGTCAGGCCGGCGACAAACAAATGCGGGACCGCGAGCGCGCGTACGCTCGCCGCGGATAGGACGCGTACGCGCCCCGTTTCGTCGTGATCGGCGGGCAGTTGCTCATGGCTGGCAATATCGGCGATGGCCTGGAGAATTCCTGCGCAACTGACGCGCCCCTCGGGATCGACTTGGTCGCGGAGCTGCCCCAGCGTGCGCAGCGTTTCGCTCAAGCGGGCCCAGGCGCGACGATCGATCGGTTCGAGCTGAGGCGGCGCCAGGCTCGCTTCGTGGCCCACGGCCAAGGTGCCGTCGATCAATTGACTCAGCGTGTCGCACCAGGCTTCGAGCGTTGCTTCGGCCGGCAGGGTATCGAGCAGACGGCCGAGCCAGCCGAAATAGGCCATTGCCCGGCGTGCATGGCCACGCTGGCGTGCCTGGTGATCGTCGGGCGACGCGTTCTGCGGCGCGGCTTGAGCGGCCAATCGGGCCAGGCGCTCGCCGAGTCGCTTGCGCCCCCTTGGAAGCTGGAAATCGCGCACGATCCATTCGGCACTAGCGCGCATCGCATCGAGTTGCGCCTGTTGCGGCTGAAAGTAACTGTTGCCAATCGCCGTCAGCATCCCGGCAAAGGACCAGTCCTCGACCGCCAAACGCAACAGGGCCGTCACTGCGGCCAGCAACGGCGCGTCGCGCAGGGGACGGCCCGTCTCGATGGCTGTCGGGATGCCGTATTCGGCAAAGACTTCTCGTACCAGCGGTGCCGCTTCGGGCAGCCGGCGAAACACCACGGCGATTTCGCCGGGGCGAGTTCCACCGAGCAGCAGCTCCTTGATCTTGCGTGCCACGCGCTCGATCTCGCGCAGGGGGCGACCCGCGGCGAGGACTTCGATGCCTTCCGGCGCAACGTCGACCGCGCCTCGCCGCGGATCGGCGAAGAGCTCGGCGACGATCGCCTGTAAGGCCGGCCATGCGGCGGTGCTGCGGCGCTGCTCGTGAACCACGAGCGACTTGTGCCGCCGGCGCAGCTCGGCCAACGTGGCGCTCGTCTTGCGAAACAACTCCGGGCGGGGGACTTGTGAGTCGCTATCCCATGGGAGCGAGATCCACAGTTCGTCGAGTTGCCCGGCGAGCAATGCGAGGATTTCGTGCTGTGGTCGGGTCAAATCCGAAAACCCATCGACCACCAGGTGCTTGATCGACGAGAACGGTGCTCGAGAGCCCTCGGCAATCAACTTGCGGGCAAGCCAGAACTGGCCTTCGGCGTCGTACAGGCGATGCTCGAGCAGCAGGGACTGATAGCAGTCGTAAAGGGCCCACAGCTCGCGCTCCTTGGGCCCCAACTTTGCCTGCTCGATCGCCCCCGCAAAGTCTTCAGGCCAGATTTCGTGCCGTTTGAGCTCCGCGATCCAATGAGCAAGTTCTTCGACCAGCCCCGGCGTCGCGGCAATCGGGCCCAGCACCGGAAGTCGCCCCGCGGCGTGCAAGGTGTCGACTGAGCGCCGCAGCAGATGTCGCTTCATGGTGGGCGAGATCCGCCGCACGGGCTCGCCGCTGGCCGCAACGATCTGTTGGGCGAATTGGTCAAAGGTCAGGATCCCAGGGGCCAGCATGGCCCGCTGCCCTTGGCCCAGCAGGCCCTGGCGGACGACGTCGCTACTCCTCTGGCTGGGGGAAAGCCAGAGGCAGCTTCCGACGGGCAGCTCGGCCAGCCGGGAGCGATAGCGGCTCAGCAGGAGCTCGGTCTTTCCCGAGCGCGGCAAGCCGGCGATCACCGCAACGCGAGCTGAGGGCATGGACATCGTCCGTGAGGTGCGAATCGTCTGTCCGGACGGCGCTGAGCGGACGATCCGGCGACGTCGGCAGGAGGTGGACAGATTATCACTGATTTCACCTCGCAAGGGGAACTGGTTGTGCAGAATTCGTCGCGCGGATTCAGGCGAATTCGCCCCCTCCGAGCGATGGCCGGCGAATCGGAGTAATTTACCCAACTTCTTGTTTGACTTGGGAGTTAGGTTCGCGATAGACTCGCCACAGGAATCGCAGGTCCAGGTATCGCCCGGTGTTGCATCAAACGAGCCGCCTTGGCGGGCAGCTAGCGAGCTCTGAAGAGTTGGCTAGGGTTCGATGCGTGCCGCGATGCGAATTCTCTGGGGGCCGACCTCAGCTAGCCCGTTCGGGCAGGCGCAGGTCGCGCGAGGGCAGCAATTTTGCCTGAGTGTTTGCGACGTTCTTATTTTCTTTATTTGGTTTGTTGTTTTGGAGGAGGCGTTCTTATGTCTACTGCGTGTTCGGCGCAGCAGCGGCGGGGATTCACCCTCGTCGAACTGCTCGTGGTGATCGCGATCATCGCGATCTTGATTGCCTTGTTGTTGCCGGCCGTGCAAGCGGCTCGGCGCGCGGCTCAGCGGAGTCAGTGCCAGAACAACATGAAGCAGATCGGCCTGGCGATGCACAACTATGCCACGGCGCTGGGCAGCTTCCCGCCGGCATCGACGGGGCCGTGGATGGGCCCGGCGGCGTATACGTCGGACACGGTCCTTGAGATCTACCCCGCCACGAATCGCAACGACCCGAACTGGTCGACGGCCGGACCGGGATACCCCACGGGCCACTGCTATAGTTGGCATGCCCTCGTTTTGTCGTATATGGAAGGTGGCGGCGGTATCTCTCAGAACATCAACTTCAATCGCCGAACCTTCGACGCCACGCCGAATAACACCACGTCGGCCGGTTCGAACAAGCAACCGCCGGGCGGTAATCTGCCGGGCAATGCCTTGTTCGCCCGCCAGCAGTTTGCTGGATTCATTTGTCCCTCGTACTCCGGGCCGCGCATCTCGAGCGGTCTGTTGTACAACGACTTAGCAAGCCGTTCGCCCGGGGTTACGAATGTGACCGTAGGCGGCGCTGCTCAGTATTTCTTCAATCTGGCGATCGCGAATTATCGCGGCTTCGGTGGTAGCACGGTGTTTCACTGCACATGGCAGACGGTTGGTTCGAGCACTCAGCCACCGGACCCCGACGCGATCCTCGGTTACCCGAATCCTTTCTACAAAGCGGGTAAGCGATTCGCCGACGTCCTCGACGGCACCTCGAACACATTCCTGTGCTGCGAGTCGAAGGAAGCCAACTGGAGCGCTTGGTGGGACGGTAGCGTCGCGTCGATCTGGGCGCTTGCGTTCAAGAAAGGTGACACCGGGCCCGCGAGTGAGTTGGTTGGCGCGAACACGTCAGGTAACCCCAAGCCCTATACGGTCCCTGCCGTTGGCGTCGTCAAGGGGCTCAACTTTGGCGGCGGTCAAAAGATCGATAACCGGCCGGGGCAGAATGGCAAGAAGCAGATCTTTCTGCCGTACGTCGACACCAGCGGTGACCTGATGGCGTACTATGATCCGCGTACCCCCGGTATCCTCTGGGGGCCGAGCAGCGATCACGAAGGCGGCGCCCATCACCTGATGGCCGACGGCGGCGTGAAGTTCCTGAACGATAACATCGACACCGAAGTCTACTACGATTCGACGACGATGGCCGGACGTGAAACCGGTACCGTCGGCAGCGTCAGCACCAACTAAGGTTGCCTGGCGAAGCTCGTTCGATCCTCGCTGCCTCCGCGCCTCGGCGCGGAGGCAGCGTTTTTTCTTGGTCCCGTACCGATCACTTGCCCGGAAGCAACCCCATGTCCGATCCTGCGGGAACGCGCCCGATGGAGATCTCTTGCCGCGAGACCAAGGCCCTCTTGGACTCTGGCGAGCCCGTGTGCTTGATCGATTGCCGCGAAGTGGACGAAAGCCGGCTCGTCAGCATCGCCGGCACAAAGTTGCTGCCGATGTCCGAACTGGCCAGCCGAACCGGTGAATTACCGGCCGATCAGGGCACTCGGATCGTCGTGCACTGCCATCACGGCGGGCGGAGCATGCAGGTGGCTTTGTGGCTGCGCCGCGAAGGCTATGCTCACGCGCAAAGCATGGCCGGCGGGATCGATCAATGGGCCGTCGAGATCGAGCCGGGCATGGTTCGCTATTAGTCGCATGCGCTTGCCTGATTGCGGTCGATCGACTTACGCCGAGCCTGGCCCGAACGGCGACGCCGCCCGCAGGCATGGCTTGCATGATCGGCATGGTGGCGCGGCTGACCGTCCTTGTCAGCCTCCCGGCGATGACCTATAAACGGCTTTGCTCGCTTGCGGCCGCAAAGGCCCGCACTCTCACCCTGCCCGGGTGGCGGAATTGGCAGACGCGCAAGATTCAGGTTCTTGTCTCAGTAATGAGGTGGAGGTTCGACTCCTCTCCCGGGCACTTTTCTCCCGCGCCGTCCGCCCCGAGTTTCGACGGCACGCTGCGGTCAGCATGACCAACCAGTGGCACAGGCGCTCGCCGTCTAACTCGGCTCGCTCTGCTTGACGAGCTTTTCTGGTCGCACGGCCATGTAGATGCTGTCGCCACGGGCCACTTCTTTGCCCTCGGCGTTCACGACCACGCTCTCGGCGTGAAACAGTTGCCGGCCGATCCGCGGGATTTTCGATTCGCAAATGATGATCCCCTCGGACACCGGGCGCAGATATTTGACCCGCAAGTCGACGGACACGATCGCACCACCGACGGCGGCCACCTCTCGAAAGGCATCGGTCAGCAGCAACGCGTGGGCGATTCCCGTATCGATCAGCGAGGCGATCACGCCGCCGTGCATGATGCCGGCCGGCTGACAGAGATCGGGCCGATACGTCACCTGGGTTTTCGACCAGCCGGGCTGCATGTCGAGGATTTCCAGGCCGATCAGTCGGAAAAAAGGAAAATCGGACGCCATTTGCAGAAACTGTTCGCGGGTCAACATCGGCAGATCGTACGAAGGGTGCGAGGGTTAAGGGGGCGAGGCCCGATCATAGCGGTCGCCCGGGCCGCGGGGGAGCCGTTGATTGAGCGCACTGGTCGGCTCAACTAATATCCGAGCGCAAGCGGGACGCACGGGAAGCGACCCGCGAAGCCGATGACCCGCACTTTGTCTCAACAGGCCCTGCCTCCGATGAATTCCAGGACAAGACTTCGCCTGCGGTCGCTGGTTGCTTTCCTAGCCGTCTGTGCGGCGCTACTGAGCCGCAACGCGTACGCGGCAGAATCGCCAACCCGGCTCCAAGGCCTCGCACAAAAGGTAACGGTGTATTTCGATACCTACGATATCCCTCACGTCTATGCCGAATCGTGGGTCGATGCGGCCCGGGCCGTGGGTTATCTGCATGCCTCAGCACGGCTTGGGCAGATGGACATCTTCCGGCGGCAAGCTTCAGGTCGCCTGGCAGAGCTCATGGGCGCCGGCGCACTGGAATCGGACAAGCTGATGCGGCTGCTGGGCGTGCGCCGGACCTGCGAGGCGTTCTGGAAATCGGACGCCGTGCCGGCCGAGTATCGAGCCGAGATCGAAGCCTACTGTGCCGGCGTCAATCAACGGATCGTCGAACTCACGCCGGACAAGCTGCCGCTGACGTTTCAAGCGCTCGGCTATCGACCGACACTTTGGGAGCCGGTCGACTGTCTGGTGATGACCAAGTATATGGGCTGGGATCAATCAGGCACCGAGGATGATCTCTGGTTTGGCACCATGATCGAAAAGCTCGGTGCCGACGTTTGCAACGAGCTGTGGCCCCTGGACCGTCCGTATGAATTGCCGATCGTTTCGCGACAGGTCGAGCGGCAGCGGCTTCCAGCGCCTGGGACGCAGGCCGGAGTCGCCAGCGGCCTGCCAGCGGGCTTGGCCGCGCTTTACGAGCGGACATTTGCCCGCCTGGCGGCGTCGCGGCTGCATCCGCGCAGCGACAGTTTCGGCAGCAACAATTGGGCCGTCGCCGGCAGTAAGACCGCCTCGGGCAAACCGATTCTGGCCAGCGACCCGCATCTAGGTTTCCGGTTGCCGTCGCTGTGGTATGCCGCGCACGTTTCCGTGCGCGGGAAGAACGTGACCGGCGTGATGTTTCCCGGCAATCACACGGTGGTGATTGGCCACACCGATCATCACGCGTGGGGGATCACGAACATGCAGGCCGATGCAGTCGACTACTACGTCGAGACGGTCAAGGACGACGATGCCCGACAATACCTGCACCGCGGCCAGTGGAAGACGATGGATGTCGTCACAGAGAAGATTGCCGTTCAGGGGCAGGGCGAAGTCGAACTGCAAGTCGAGTCGACGGTTCATGGCCCCGTCGTGAGCCGCGAAGGGGGCCGCGTCGTCACGCTCGCCTGGCCGGGTACGCAGCCAACCAGCGACGCGCTGGCATTCTGGAAGGGACAGCGCGTGGAAACGCTCGAGGGTTTTCTCGACGCGCTCGACTTGATCAAGGTGCCGAACCTGAACATCTGTTATGCCGACGTCGAGGGCAACATCGCCATCCATCCTTGCGGTTCGCTCCCTGTCCGGTTGCCGGGGCAGGGGCGCGTGCCCATGGACGGCGCTTCGGGCGATTACGACTGGCAGGGCATGATCCCGAGCAACCGGCTGCCGCTGTCGGTCAATCCGCCGGAAGGCTACGTCGGCAGTGCGAATGGCCGACCTTCGCCGCAGGGCTATCCCTATTATCTCGGCTGGATGTGGGACGACAGCTATCGCACCCGGCGGATGCACGACGTTTTGCAAACAGCCAACAAAGTCACGATCGCCGACATGCAGAAATTGCAGTACGACACGCACGACAAGTGCGCTGAGCGGTTTTTGCCGGTCTTGTTGGCGTCGCTGACGGGCGCCGAGATGACGGATCCACTCGCCAAGGCCGCCCGCGCAGCCCTGGCCGATTGGGATTTCGTCGCCGATCCGGAGGCGATTGCGCCGGCCATCTGGCTGCGCTGGTTCGAGGAGTACCGCGACGGCGTGTGGCGGGACGAATGGGCGCGGCGCGGTATCGAGCAGCCCGGCGGCTCCTGGGGGTACAGCGGCAACAATCGCCGCGAGCCGATGCTCGAAGTGCTGGAGTTCCTGACGCTCGAGCAGCCAAATTCGCCGTGGTTCGACGTTGCCGACACCGCCGCGCAAGAAACCCGCGACGACGTGGCGCGCGCGGCGTTTGGGCGCGCCGTCGGCAAACTGAAAATGCAATTTGGCGACGATGTCAACCAGTGGGTTTGGGGCAAGATCAACATCTTGCGAATCGGCTCGTTGACCGAGCAGCCCGAGTTGGCCCGCGAGGGTGGTCCTGTTCCCGGCACGGCCTTTACGCTCAATCCAGGCAGCAACGTCGGCCATGTCGGCGGCGGAGCATCGTGGCGGATGCTGGTCGATTTCAGCCAGCCGGACGCAAGTCTGGGCGTGTACCCGGGCGGCCAAAGCGAGGATCCAACCAGCCCGCACTACGACGACCTGATGCCGTTGTGGGCGGCGGGCAAGTACGTCGACATGGCCGCGTTTCGCCGTACCGAGCAAGGCAGGCGCGAAGCGGCCGAGCGTGCCAGGACCTTCGTGCCCTGACCAGGAGTTTGTCGAGCCATGAATTGGGCAACATGCACGTCCTGCTAACCGGTGCCAGCGGCCAACTCGGAGCGTATCTGCTCCGCGCATTGACGCGTCGTGGCGTAGCGACCGTCGCTTGGAGCGGACGCGGCACCGGCACGCTGTTCCAGACGCCGTTGTGCTCGATCGATCTGGCGGATCAAGCGGCAGTCCGCGCGGCGTTTGACGATGCCGCACCCGACGTCGTCATTCACACCGCCGCCATGTCGGCCATTGCCGACGTCCTGGCCGATCCCGATCGGGCACATGCGGTGAACACTGCCGGTACGTGCCTGTTGGCCGAATTGGCTGCGGCTCGCCGCGCGCGACTGGTCTATATCTCGACCGACCTCGTGTTCGACGGCGAGGAAAGCCCCTGCCGCGAGACGACACCTCCGCGGCCGTTGTCGATCTACGGCCGGACCAAGCTGCTGGCGGAACCGGTCGTGCTTGACGATGCGCAGGGCCTGGTGATCCGCGTGAGCTTGTTGTTCGGTCCGACGTTGATCGACCGTCCCACGTTTTTCGATCATCAAGTAGCCGCCCTGCGCGAGGGGCGCACGCTGCGACTGTTCGACGACGAATGGCGCACGCCGCTCGATCTCGACAGCGCCGCGGCCGGCATTCTTGCCGCGGCCCAGAGCGACGTGCGCGGCATCTTGTTGTTGGGTGGCCGGGAACGTTTGAGTCGGCTGGAGATGGGCCAGCAGATTGCAGATGCGTGCGGCGCGAGCCGGGCTTTGCTCGAGGCGACGTCGCGGCTGACGGTGGGCGGTCCGGAGCCAAGGCCGCGCGATACAGCGCTCGATTCGAGCCGTTTTGAGCGGCACTTCCCCGGTGTCGTGCGCCCGTCGTTCGCCGCCGCCGTCGGGCGCTCTTTGTTCGGCGACGGCAGCGTGCTGACGGCCGGCTGAGCGCTTAGGGCAGATCGAGCCGGGCCACGACCGGGAAATGGTCGCTGGGATATTGCCCGGAAAGCGAGGCCGTGGCCACGTGCGTTTCCAGGCAAGCGACCTCTCCGCGCGTCAGGATCCAGTCGATCCGTGCGCCGCCGGCCTGTGGCCCCTGGTAGTTGTGAAACGTGCCGATCTGCTCGCCTCGCCGCTGCGCAGTGGACCAGGTGTCGGCAAATCGTCCTTCGCCGACGAGTGCGTCATACACGAGGTTCGCCCCGGCCGCCGAGTTGAAATCGCCAACCAGGATTACGGGCAGCCGGGCATTGAGTTGCCGTGCGCGTTCCAGCAGCAGCGCCGCGCTTTTTTCCCGTGATGGCTGCGATTCATGATCGAAGTGGGTGTTGATGAAGTAGAACTCGCGATCGGTTTGCAGATCGACAAAGCGAATCCAGGTGACCATCCGGCGCACGCGATTGCCCCAGGAGGCCGATCCAATCGTCTCGGGCGTGTCGGACAGCCAGTAATGATCGTATTCCAGCGGCTGCAGTCGCGACCGGCGATAGAACACGGCCATGAACTCGCCGCGGCTGCCCCCTTCGCGGCCCAGGCCCACCCAGGCATAGTCGGGCAGGTCGGCCTCGAGGTCGCGTAGCTGCCCGTAGAGCCCTTCCTGGGTGCCGATCACGTCGGGCGCTTCGGCGTCGATGAGTGCCTTGGCGGCGGGGCGCCGCTTGGGCCAGGCATTCTCACCCGTGGGTGACGCATAGCGCAGGTTGTAAGTCATCGCGGTCAACTCGGCCGCGCCGCTTCGCGAAGCGGTGAATTGCGTTATCGCCAAAGTCGCAAAGGTCAGGGTCCAACTGAAATGCCGCGGCATGGTGACGCTTCGTGAGGTTGCCAAGAGGTCAGGATCGAGGCTACCGGGCATTCGTCTAGGACCAACTCCCCATGGAGCGGTGGGACGGTCGCCACGTTGTTCCCCAATCCGGCTCCGCCCACAATACACACCGAGTCGAACCAAACAAGTCGTCGCGAGGGTCCTCGTGGAAAACCGAACTGTGATGGTCGTCGTGCTGGCTACGGTCCTGGGGGGCAGCCCATTGGTGCGTGCGGCCGACCGTGCGCCCGAGCTGGTCCCCCACAACCAGGACGCTGCGCCTGGGCCGGCCCTTTCGCCGGCAGAGGCAGCCGCGCGCATGACCGTGCCCGAAGGCTTCAAGGTTGAAGTCGTCGCTGCCGAGCCTGACCTGATCAATCCGACGAGCATGACGTTCGACGAGCGGGGCCGGATCTGGGTGACCGAGAGCGTCGAGTACCCACGCTCGTCGCCCGGCGAGGGGCGCGATCGCGTGAAGGTGCTCGAAGACACCGACCACGACGGCCGCGTCGATCAAACGACCATCTTTGCCGAGGGATTGAACATTCCCTCGGGAATCGCCGTGGGCTATGGCGGCGTCTGGGTTGCGAACAGCCCGGATATTCTGCTGCTGCGCGACCAGGACGGCGACTTGCGCGCCGATGCACGCGAAGTCGTGCTCACCGGTTTCGGACGGAGCGACACCCACGAACTGCCCAATTCGCTGACCTGGGGCCCCGATGGCTGGCTCTACGGCCTCAATGGCGTGTTCAATCACAGCCGCGTCGTGCATCAAGGCGTGGAACACAAGTTCAATTGCGCGATGTGGCGGTTGCATCCCCGGACGCGCCGCTTCGAGCTGTTCGCCGAGGGAACCAGCAATCCCTGGGGCATCGCGTGGGACACCCGCGGCAGCGCGTTCGTCAGCGCCTGTGTCATCGATCACCTCTGGCACCTGGTCGAAACGGGCTACTATCACCGCCAGGCGGGCGCCTACCCGCCCTATACCTGGGAAATTCAATCGATCGTCGATCACGCCCACCAGAAGGCCGCCTATTGCGGGCTCCATTTCTTCGACAGCGATGCGTATCCCGAGGCCTATCGCGAGCGCCTCTACATGGGCAACATTCATGGCGGCTGCATCAATGTGGATCGCCTTGTCGATCGAGGCGCGACCTATCGGGCCTCTGCCGAGCCCGATTTTCTTACGGCCCACGACGCCTGGTTCATGCCCATCGTGCAAAAGACCGGCCCGGACGGCTGCCTCTACATCCTCGATTGGTACGATCGTTACCACTGCTATCAGGACGCGCGCCGCGATCCCGACGGACTCGACCGCGGACGCGGCCGGCTGTACCGCGTTCGCTATCAAGATGTGCCGCGCGCTTCCGCGTTCGACTTAGCTGTCGAGACCGATGAGCAATTGATCGGCCGTCTCGCGAATCCGAACGTGTTCTATCGCGATCTGGCCCAGCGATTGCTGGCCGAGCGCGGCGACGCCGCGACGGCCCTGCGCCTCGAATCGCTCGTGTTCGACGAGACCCAGCCACGCAAGACCCGGATGCACGCGCTGTTCGCCAGGGTGTCCATGGGACCGCTTTCCGACGCGTTCTACCTTGGGCTGTTGGCGCATGCCGATGCCGATTTGTGTGCCTGGGGCGTGCGCGCCGCGGGAAACCAAGCGGCGGTATCGCCTGCGGTAGCGGCCCAGGTGGCGACGCTCGCGAAAGATGATCGACCAGGCGTGCAACTGCAGGTTGCGATCGCGGCGCGCAAAGTATCTGGTCTGTCCGTCGACGACGTGCTGTGGAACGTGCTCCAGCACGCGCAAACCGAAGAGGTGCTGTTGGCCGTTGTCTGGGGCCAGCTTCA
The window above is part of the Pirellulales bacterium genome. Proteins encoded here:
- a CDS encoding c-type cytochrome; translated protein: MENRTVMVVVLATVLGGSPLVRAADRAPELVPHNQDAAPGPALSPAEAAARMTVPEGFKVEVVAAEPDLINPTSMTFDERGRIWVTESVEYPRSSPGEGRDRVKVLEDTDHDGRVDQTTIFAEGLNIPSGIAVGYGGVWVANSPDILLLRDQDGDLRADAREVVLTGFGRSDTHELPNSLTWGPDGWLYGLNGVFNHSRVVHQGVEHKFNCAMWRLHPRTRRFELFAEGTSNPWGIAWDTRGSAFVSACVIDHLWHLVETGYYHRQAGAYPPYTWEIQSIVDHAHQKAAYCGLHFFDSDAYPEAYRERLYMGNIHGGCINVDRLVDRGATYRASAEPDFLTAHDAWFMPIVQKTGPDGCLYILDWYDRYHCYQDARRDPDGLDRGRGRLYRVRYQDVPRASAFDLAVETDEQLIGRLANPNVFYRDLAQRLLAERGDAATALRLESLVFDETQPRKTRMHALFARVSMGPLSDAFYLGLLAHADADLCAWGVRAAGNQAAVSPAVAAQVATLAKDDRPGVQLQVAIAARKVSGLSVDDVLWNVLQHAQTEEVLLAVVWGQLQPRLVERVDEIARRLQQEPVRHSRGVGDLTGRVVDRLARAQVAPASLVDVLKPLLGDPFVEGPAQHALFAMRMLEPPTDSTAAWHKELRGRLSQELNALIDREPTSMLTREATWLSASWGDRRSLGMTQDIVADAGQDVAVRLEALAALAAGDTALARDTGLALLDSTDKNLVRGVLARLGGLNDPALAAKVLAVYAQLSPDVQPAAIELLTQRADRALELLEAIATGTVPSQSLSSTQVRRLLIFDNRQLSELIAAHWGTVRPGRDPAREQVLVSMRRLMENASGNVERGATVYRKLCAQCHKFRGEGQEVGPDLTSNGRGSFDQLLSNVFDPSLVIGAAYQARTVITTDGRAITGLAVEDNPQRVVLKLQGGKLESIAREEVEQVEISPLSLMPEGIEKQLSEQEVVDLFTFLLEDAGGLP